One Cystobacter ferrugineus genomic window, GACGTCCGCCTCGAGTTGCTCGTGGCGCCGCCGAGCCGCTGTCTTCTTCCTGCTCATGGTGTCTGGCCTTCTTCCACCTGGGGACGGCGCCCGCGCTCCGGGTCCACCTGGATGGGGGGTGGAATGGAGGGATCGGGCGGCGAGGGCGTGGAGGGCAGGGCCAGCGGCTTCGTCCCCTGGGGCGGGTGGGCCGGATCCCGCATGAGCGAGGGCGGCACCACCCGAGCTGGAGGAGCCTCGGGCACCGGGGTCGGCGTGGGCGTCTCCGGGGACGGACCGGGCCGCGCGGGTTGCTCCGCCAGTCTCCGCAGGGGCTCTTCCCGGGGGGACACGGACACCGCGGGCGCGGGGCCGGCCACGTCGGTGAGCGGAGAAGTGGGCTCGGAGGAGGGCCTCGGTGGCTCCTGGAGCTCCGCCACCACCCATGCGGTGGCCAGCACGAGCAGGGTGGCGGCCACCAGAAGAACGCGCTTCTTCATCACGTCACCATCTCCTGGAACACGGAGGACCCCTCCTCGCACGAGGCCCGAGGTCCTCCACGGGAATTCATTATCAAAGTCTTCTCAAGGGAATTCTTTATCTTGGAAATCCCTGCGAGTGAACCCATTTCCATGAGGATTTCCTCTTCAACTCAAATGCAACCCAAACACCAGGAGGTGTCGTGAAGAACCGTCTTCTTGCTGTGACGGTCCCCTACTCGCTCGCGCTATTGGCCGGGCTCGTGGGTGGGCCGGTGCTGGCGGATGCGCCCCCAAACCCATCGGCGTCAGTGGACACGTATTACGGAGCGTTCTCCTCCGCGGAGCCGATCTCCGTCCCCGCCTTCCACGGACTGGAGCCCTCGCTCCGGCTCGTCTATAGCTCGGCGGGTGGGAGCGGCGCCGCGGGGGTCGGCTGGGGCCTGGAGGGCTTCTCCACCATCGGACGGGCCAGTTCCACCAAGGGGACGCCGGGTTATGGCGGAGGCGACCTCTTCCTGCTGGACGGGCAGGACCTGGTCCCGTGTCCCGCGGGCAGCTCCAGCCCGAGCTGCACCACGGGCGGCACCCACGCCACCCGCATCGAGAGCTATCAGCGCATCAAATATGACGCCGCGGCCAACACCTGGACGGTGTGGCGCAAGGACGGCACCCGCCTGGCCTACGCGCCGCTCTTCGCGGCGTACCAGGCAGGCGCCTTGCTGGGCACCTACCGCTGGGGGGTGAGCAGCGTGACGGACACGACCGGAAACACCGTCAACTATGGCTGGTGGTGTGACGGCAGCCCGGCGCAGGAGTGCTACCCGGACAACGTCAGCTACAACGGCACGCTCGTGAGGCTGTACCGCGAGGCGCGGCCGGATCCGGTCACCTATGCCATGGGCGTCAGCGCGCTGGGCGTCACCCGCTACCGGCTCAAGACAGTGGACGTGACGACGAGTGGCCGCCGGGTCCGGGCCTACCAGCTCACGTACACCCCGAGCGCCAGTTCCGGGCGCTCGCTGCTGCAGCGCGTGCAGCAGTTCGGCAGTGACGCCACGCTGGATGGCGCTGGCACCGTGACGGGCGGCTCGGCCCTGCCCGCAATGACTCTCGAGTACCAGACCAGCCCGGGCGCCCTCACCTCCGCCACCTGGGGCACGGATGCGGACGGGCTGGCGTTCGATGCCAACAACCACCTCGTCACCGGGGACTTCAACGGGGATGGCAAGACGGACCTCGCCCACACCCGCCCGGGTTGGAATGGCTGGAAGATGCGCCTGTCCACGGGCAATGGCTTCACCAGCACCCTCTGGGGCACGGACGCGGACGGGCTGGCGTTCGATGCCAACAACCACTTCGTCACCGGGGACTTCAACGGGGATGGCAAGACGGACCTCGCCCACACCCGCCCGGGTTGGAATGGCTGGAAGGTGCGCCTGTCCACGGGCAATGGCTTCACCAGCACCCTCTGGGGCACGGCCATGGACTACCTGGCGACCGATGCCCACAGCCATGTGGTCACCGGGGACTTCAACGGGGATGGCAGGACGGACATCGCCTACACCCGCCCGGGTTGGAATGCCTGGAAGGTGTGCCTGTCCACGGGCAATGGCTTCACCAGCGCCAACTGGGGCACGGATGCGGACATGCTGGCGTTCGATGCCTACAACCACGTGGTCACCGGGGACTTCAACGGGGATGGCAGGACGGACATCGCCTACACCCGCCCGGGTTGGAATGCCTGGAGGGTGCGCCTGTCCACGGGCAATGGCTTCACCAGCACCCTCTGGGGCACGGCCATGGACTACCTGGCGACCGATGCCTACAGCCGTGTGGTCACCGGGGACTTCAACGGGGATGGCAAGACGGACATCGCCTACACCCGCCCGGGTTGGAATGCCTGGAAGGTGTGCCTGTCCACGGGCAATGGCTTCGCCAGCGCCAACTGGGGCACGGATGCGGACGGGCTGGTGTTGGATAACGACAACCGCGTGGTCACCGGGGACTTCAACGGGGATGGCAGGACGGACATCGCCTACACCCGCCCCCGCTGGAATTCCTGGAGGGCGCGCCTGTCCACGGGCAATGGCTTCATCAGCACCCTCTGGGGCACGGATGCGGACTCCCTGGTGCAGGATGCCTACAACTACGTCACCTCCGGGGACTTCGACGGAGATGGCAAGACGGACCTCGCCTTCACCCGGCCGCAGTGGAATAGCTGGAAGACACGCCGCTCCAGTGGCCCCATACCGGACCTGCTGAGCGCGCTGCGCAACGGCCTGGGCGGGACGACCCGCGTGCAGTACAGCCCCTCGAGCGCCTGGTCCAACACCTTCCTCCCCGAGGGCCTCATCCTGCAGACGACCTCGGCCATCACGCAGGAGGATGGCCGCGGCAACGCCTCCACCACCCGCTACCAGTACCAGGGCGGCCTGTGGTCCAGCAGCGAGCGGAGATTCCTGGGCTTCCGCAAGGTGACGTCGGTGCTGGACTCGGCGGGCAACTACACGGAGACGTACTACCACCAGCACGTGGGGTGCATCAGCAAGCCCGAGGTCACCTACTACCGCAATGCCTCGGGCGACATCTACAAGTACTCCACCTTCGGGTACGCGGAGAGCGCCTCGGCGCCCTTCACCTCGCTGATGACGGATCGCTGGGAGTACGAGTGCAACCTCTCCGCCTCGTGCCGCAGGACGCTGCTGCAGATTGGCTATGACCAGTTCGGCAATGGCATCCGCACCCACGAGTACGGGGACTACGACGTCTCCGGGGACGAGCGCACCTCGCTGAGAGGGTTCTTCGTCAGCACGGGGGCGTACATCGTGGGCCTGCCGGCGTACGAGAACATCTACGCGGGAATCGGAACGGGCGGCACGCTGCTGAAGCAGACGCTGAACGAGTACGACGGCACCGGCACGTACGCGACGTCGCCCATCCGCGGGCTGGTGACGCGCCAGCGCGCCTGGAACAACCAGACGGGCGGCTATGTCAACCGGAGCTTCGACTACGACGCGTGGGGCAACCTCGTCAGCGAGACGGACGAGCGGGGCTACACCCGCACCGTGGAGTACGACCCCACCTACCACGTGCACGAGACGAAGCGTTGCAACGCGTTGGGGCAGTGCTCGACGAAGGCGTGGGTGAGCGGGTTGGACCTGGTGGCGTCCGAGACGGACATGAACGGGAACGTCACGCTGTCCACGCACGATGCGCTGGGAAGGCCGGTGCGGACGGTGCTGCCGGACGGGAGCACGGAGACGTTCGCGTACCTGGATTGGGGCAACCCGTCGGCCCAGCGCATCCGCCGGACGGTGTCGGACGGGACGGCGGACGGGCTGTGGATGGAGGTGTACGAGGACGGGCTGGGCCGGCAATACAAGACGGTGAAGGAGGGGGGCTTCGTCCAGGAGACGCTCTACAACGACGGCTCCTCGAGGGTGTGGAAGAAGTCCTCAATGTACGGGCCGGGAGAGACGCCGCGCTACCAGGTGTTCTCCTTCGACGGGCTGGGGAGGCTGCGCACCATCACCAACCCGGATGGGACGAGTGGCCAGCGGGTGTATGGCAACGGGCACGTCATCAGCTACGACGAGCTGGGCCGGGAGAAGGTGACGTGGACGGACGCCTACGGCCAGACGACACAGGTGCGGGAGAAGAACGGCAGCGCGTACCAATACACGACGTATGCGTATGACCTGCTGGGCAACCTGGTGCGGGTGACGGACGCGGCGGGGAACGCCACCACGGTGACGTGGGACTCCCTGGGGCGCAAGCTGGTGGGGTGCGACCCGGACACGGGGTGCAGCAGCTTCACGTACGACGAGGCGGGCCACATCCTCACGTACAAGGATGCGAAGGGCCAGGTGACCCGCTTCACCCATGACGCGCTGGGCAGACGGCTCACCAAGACGCTGGCGGACGGAAAGCAGGTGCGCTGGTCGTATGACGAGGCGGGGCGTGGCGCGAGCAAGGGGATGCTGACGAGCGTGGTGGACACCTCGGGCAGTGAGTCGCGTGCCTACGACAGCGCCGGACGGGTGATGGCCGTGACGAAGTGCGTGGTCAGCACCTGCTACACCACCTACCAGGGTTACGACACGGCGGGGCGCCTGGCCTCGGTGCGCTACCCGGACGGCGAGACGGTGAAGTATGGCTATGATGCCGCCGGACGGCTCGGTAGCGTGAGCGGCTACGTCAACGCCTTCACCTACAACGGCCGGGGACAGTTGCTGTCCGCGGCCTACGCCAACGGGACCACGGCGCGCTTCAACTACGCGGACGCGCGACAGTGGATGACGGACTCCTCCGTCACGGGCCCCTCGGGCACGCTGTATCAGGCCAGCTACGGCTACGACGCGGGCGGTCGGGTGACGTCCATGTCCTCGTCCACCAACCCCTTGTCCAACCTGGGCTATGCCTATGACGCCCTCAACCGGCTCACCAACGTCACGGGCAAACAGTCGCAGTCCTTCACCTACGACGCGCTGGGCAACCTCACCTGGAACTCCCAGCTCGGCGGCTATGCCTACGGCGATACCAACCACCGCCACGCCGTCACGGCCGCGGGCGCCACGGCCTTCTCCTACGATGCCAACGGCAACATGGTGTCCGGAGGCGGGCGCACGTTGGAATGGGACGCGGACAACCGGCTGGCCCGAGTCACCACGTTCAGCGGCACCACCACCTTCCTTTATGACGCCAACGGCCAGCGCGTGCTCAAGAACTCCCCTTCGGGCACCACGCTCTACTTCGGTCCCCTGATGGAGCTGAGGCCCACCGGCCTCACCAAGTACTACTACGCGGGCCCGTTGCTGGTGGCCAAACGAGACACCTCCGGGGCCTCCTGGTTCCACCAGGACCACCTGGGCTCGGTGCGTGCGCTCACCAACCAGTCCGGACAGAAGGTGGCCAGCTACGACTACGCGGCCTTCGGAGCCACGCTGGCCTCCAGCTCCTCCGTCGACAACAGCCGGGGCTACGGCGGTCACGAGAGCGACGAGACGGGCCTCGTCTACATGAACGCCCGCTACTACGATCCCATGCTGGGCCGCTTCATCTCGCCGGACGCGCTGGTGCCGTCCTCGGGCAACCCGCAGGCGCTCAACCGCTACGCCTACGTCTACAACAACCCCATCTCCAACACGGACCCCACCGGCCACGTGCCCGTGGTGGCCGCCATCGCCACCGCCGCCAGCGTCGGCATGGCCACCGGCTTCGCCGGCACCGCCTTCGTCATGTCCGTGGTGGGGGCCGCCACCATGACGGCCGGCTACGTCCTCAAGGATCCGATGCTGATGAGCATCGGCGGCGTCCTCCTGGGCGCCTCGTCCGCCTACACCTTCGGCGCGGGCTTCCTCGGCGACAAGCTCACGTCACAGGCCGCCTGGGTGGGAGGCTCCATGTCGGCGCTCACCTCCCCCATCAGCCCGTTGGACCCGCAGCTCAAGCAGGCCCTGGGCATGGCGTACACGGCACAGAGTCTGTTCCACGAGTTCGAACACATGGACGAGAACATCCGCAAGGGAGCGGACCGGATGAGAGACAAGCTGACGGACCAGGACAGGGCCACCATCCTGGCGCAGAAGGAAGGGAAGCTGAGCAATCTCTCGAAGGAGAGTCAGTCGCTCATCAACAACCCGGACAACTGGAAGTCCTGGCAGCGCCAGTACGGGGAGGCGATGGAGCGGATGACGAAGGGGGCGTTGTCGGCGGGAGAGGCCATCGCGCTCAACCCGAGCGGAGGACTGGTGGGACCGGGAGACGGATGGATGACGCAGGTGCTGGAGGTGACCACCGGGTGGATTCCGGGGGTGAAGGCCCACGGCGTGCTGCATGACGCGGGGGGCTTCCTGGCGGGCAAGGAGGGCTTTGGCGTGGGCCCCGGCTACCTGTACCTGGGCCACAACTTCTTCGGCATGTCGAAGACGTTACCCATCGCCGGCCAGGTGGAGGGCATCGCGGGCACCGGCGGCGGTTCCGTCGCCGCGCTCTTCCCCCGCTTGTTCTGAGTGAACTGGAGCGCCCCCGCGCTCGTCGGGCGGGGGCCTCCTCCGGTGGTCTCCAAAAGCAGACTGCCCGCCGCCTCCTGGCTTGGAGCCAGGAGCACGGCGGGCAGGGGTCCACGTGACAGGGATTCTGGCTTCAGTGACCCCAGGTCCCCGAGTTCCAGAGCGCGGTGACGCCGTCCTTGTCATAGATGACGAGGTTGCCGTCGTTCTGGAGGGTCAAAAAGGCGCCCGGGTGCCCGTAGGTGTTGGTCGACCAGACATCCGCGCCGACCGTCGGGGTGCTCGTGCGGTAGACCACGAAGTTGCCGTCGGTCTGCATGTGGGCCGACAGCACCCCCTTGCCCCCGGTATTCGCCGTCCACAGGGCGCTCGTCGCGTCCCAGAGGACCAGGTTCCCGTCGCCCTGCAGGGCGAGCGCGAACCGGCGGTCAATCGACCACAGATTCTGTCCCAGGGAGAGGCTCTGGCCGGCGACGAGGATGTTCGTCCCCACGCCCACGGCCTGCCAGGCGGCGGTCACGGAGGCGATGTCGGCCGTGGTGTACCCGAGCTGCGCGGCGGCCTGCTCCGTGGCGAGCTTCGCGTCGGCGAAGTTGGCCATGGTCTTACCGAGCAGCAGCACCGTGTTGGCCCGATGGAAGATCTGGGCCGCCTTGGCGATGCCAATTCCGCGCACGGCGATGGTGGAGCGGCCCCGTGGGTGCTGGCCGCCCTGGGACAGCAGATAGAACGCCAGGTTGGGGATGCCCGAGCTCAGGTGGACGTCGGTGAACGGGCTGAAGGTCTGGTCGAAGTAGTCCAACGACTGGCCGTCGAGCTTGGGGTCGTTCATGTAGCGGAGGGCATCGCCGGACGTGTAGGGAGTATAGATTTCCTCCGCGCACTTCCAGGTGTTGGCGTTCACCACCCGGCCGTTCCGGTACCACTCGCACACACTGCCCA contains:
- a CDS encoding FG-GAP-like repeat-containing protein, translated to MKNRLLAVTVPYSLALLAGLVGGPVLADAPPNPSASVDTYYGAFSSAEPISVPAFHGLEPSLRLVYSSAGGSGAAGVGWGLEGFSTIGRASSTKGTPGYGGGDLFLLDGQDLVPCPAGSSSPSCTTGGTHATRIESYQRIKYDAAANTWTVWRKDGTRLAYAPLFAAYQAGALLGTYRWGVSSVTDTTGNTVNYGWWCDGSPAQECYPDNVSYNGTLVRLYREARPDPVTYAMGVSALGVTRYRLKTVDVTTSGRRVRAYQLTYTPSASSGRSLLQRVQQFGSDATLDGAGTVTGGSALPAMTLEYQTSPGALTSATWGTDADGLAFDANNHLVTGDFNGDGKTDLAHTRPGWNGWKMRLSTGNGFTSTLWGTDADGLAFDANNHFVTGDFNGDGKTDLAHTRPGWNGWKVRLSTGNGFTSTLWGTAMDYLATDAHSHVVTGDFNGDGRTDIAYTRPGWNAWKVCLSTGNGFTSANWGTDADMLAFDAYNHVVTGDFNGDGRTDIAYTRPGWNAWRVRLSTGNGFTSTLWGTAMDYLATDAYSRVVTGDFNGDGKTDIAYTRPGWNAWKVCLSTGNGFASANWGTDADGLVLDNDNRVVTGDFNGDGRTDIAYTRPRWNSWRARLSTGNGFISTLWGTDADSLVQDAYNYVTSGDFDGDGKTDLAFTRPQWNSWKTRRSSGPIPDLLSALRNGLGGTTRVQYSPSSAWSNTFLPEGLILQTTSAITQEDGRGNASTTRYQYQGGLWSSSERRFLGFRKVTSVLDSAGNYTETYYHQHVGCISKPEVTYYRNASGDIYKYSTFGYAESASAPFTSLMTDRWEYECNLSASCRRTLLQIGYDQFGNGIRTHEYGDYDVSGDERTSLRGFFVSTGAYIVGLPAYENIYAGIGTGGTLLKQTLNEYDGTGTYATSPIRGLVTRQRAWNNQTGGYVNRSFDYDAWGNLVSETDERGYTRTVEYDPTYHVHETKRCNALGQCSTKAWVSGLDLVASETDMNGNVTLSTHDALGRPVRTVLPDGSTETFAYLDWGNPSAQRIRRTVSDGTADGLWMEVYEDGLGRQYKTVKEGGFVQETLYNDGSSRVWKKSSMYGPGETPRYQVFSFDGLGRLRTITNPDGTSGQRVYGNGHVISYDELGREKVTWTDAYGQTTQVREKNGSAYQYTTYAYDLLGNLVRVTDAAGNATTVTWDSLGRKLVGCDPDTGCSSFTYDEAGHILTYKDAKGQVTRFTHDALGRRLTKTLADGKQVRWSYDEAGRGASKGMLTSVVDTSGSESRAYDSAGRVMAVTKCVVSTCYTTYQGYDTAGRLASVRYPDGETVKYGYDAAGRLGSVSGYVNAFTYNGRGQLLSAAYANGTTARFNYADARQWMTDSSVTGPSGTLYQASYGYDAGGRVTSMSSSTNPLSNLGYAYDALNRLTNVTGKQSQSFTYDALGNLTWNSQLGGYAYGDTNHRHAVTAAGATAFSYDANGNMVSGGGRTLEWDADNRLARVTTFSGTTTFLYDANGQRVLKNSPSGTTLYFGPLMELRPTGLTKYYYAGPLLVAKRDTSGASWFHQDHLGSVRALTNQSGQKVASYDYAAFGATLASSSSVDNSRGYGGHESDETGLVYMNARYYDPMLGRFISPDALVPSSGNPQALNRYAYVYNNPISNTDPTGHVPVVAAIATAASVGMATGFAGTAFVMSVVGAATMTAGYVLKDPMLMSIGGVLLGASSAYTFGAGFLGDKLTSQAAWVGGSMSALTSPISPLDPQLKQALGMAYTAQSLFHEFEHMDENIRKGADRMRDKLTDQDRATILAQKEGKLSNLSKESQSLINNPDNWKSWQRQYGEAMERMTKGALSAGEAIALNPSGGLVGPGDGWMTQVLEVTTGWIPGVKAHGVLHDAGGFLAGKEGFGVGPGYLYLGHNFFGMSKTLPIAGQVEGIAGTGGGSVAALFPRLF